From Helicobacter sp. MIT 21-1697, a single genomic window includes:
- the ureB gene encoding urease subunit beta — translation MIKISRKQYVSMYGPTTGDKVRLGDTNLFAEIEKDWTLYGEEIKFGGGKTIRDGMAQSASTYENELDVVITNAMIIDYTGIYKADIGIKNGKIVGIGKAGNPDTQDNVSEAMVVGTATEVIAGEGQIITAGGIDTHIHFISPTQIPTALYSGITTMIGGGTGPAAGTNATTCTPGKWNMHQMLRAAEGYAMNLGFLGKGNSSNEEALEEQIKAGALGLKVHEDWGSTPAAINHALNVAQKYDVQVAIHTDTLNESGCVEDTMRAIAGRTIHTFHTEGAGGGHAPDIIKAAGEPNILPASTNPTIPFTKNTADEHLDMLMVCHHLDKKIKEDVAFADSRIRPETIAAEDTLHDMGIFSITSSDSQAMGRVGEVITRTWQTADKCKNEFGALKEENGENDNFRIKRYISKYTINPAIAHGISEYVGSVEVGKFADLVLWKPSMFGIKPEMILKNGMIVAAKIGDANASIPTPEPVHYAPMFGSYGKAKYNCAITFVSQIAYDSRLKEELGLERMLLPVKNCRTIAKKDMKFNDVITPIEVNPETYEVKVNNTKITSKPVDKVSLGQLYCLF, via the coding sequence ATGATTAAGATTTCAAGAAAACAATATGTTTCTATGTATGGACCAACCACAGGAGATAAGGTGCGCTTAGGCGATACAAACTTATTTGCAGAAATTGAAAAAGACTGGACACTTTATGGTGAGGAGATTAAATTTGGTGGAGGGAAAACTATCCGCGATGGTATGGCTCAAAGCGCAAGCACTTATGAAAATGAGCTTGATGTAGTCATCACAAATGCAATGATTATTGATTATACAGGGATTTACAAGGCTGATATTGGCATTAAAAATGGAAAAATCGTGGGTATTGGCAAAGCTGGAAATCCAGATACACAAGATAATGTGTCTGAAGCAATGGTTGTAGGAACAGCAACAGAAGTTATAGCAGGAGAGGGACAAATTATTACTGCTGGTGGCATTGATACGCATATTCATTTTATCTCTCCTACGCAGATTCCAACTGCACTTTATAGTGGCATAACAACAATGATTGGCGGAGGCACAGGACCAGCAGCAGGCACAAATGCGACTACCTGCACACCCGGAAAGTGGAATATGCACCAAATGTTGCGTGCTGCTGAAGGCTATGCTATGAATCTAGGATTTTTGGGCAAAGGCAATAGCTCCAATGAAGAAGCATTAGAGGAGCAAATTAAAGCTGGAGCATTGGGATTAAAGGTTCATGAAGATTGGGGTTCTACTCCTGCTGCGATTAATCACGCCTTAAATGTTGCCCAAAAATATGATGTGCAAGTAGCTATTCATACAGACACACTCAATGAAAGTGGCTGTGTTGAAGATACGATGAGGGCAATCGCAGGGAGAACTATCCACACATTCCACACAGAAGGTGCTGGTGGAGGACACGCCCCAGATATTATTAAGGCTGCAGGAGAACCAAATATCCTCCCTGCTTCTACAAATCCCACAATTCCATTTACAAAAAATACAGCCGATGAGCATTTAGATATGCTTATGGTATGTCATCACTTAGATAAAAAAATCAAAGAAGATGTCGCATTTGCTGATAGCAGAATCCGCCCAGAAACCATTGCCGCAGAAGACACACTCCACGATATGGGGATTTTCTCAATTACAAGCTCGGATTCTCAAGCTATGGGTAGAGTGGGCGAAGTCATCACGAGAACTTGGCAAACCGCAGATAAATGCAAAAATGAATTTGGAGCTTTAAAAGAAGAAAATGGGGAAAATGATAATTTTAGAATCAAAAGATATATTTCCAAATACACTATTAACCCAGCCATTGCTCACGGGATTTCAGAATATGTAGGCTCTGTTGAAGTAGGTAAATTTGCGGACTTGGTGCTTTGGAAACCAAGTATGTTTGGTATAAAGCCAGAGATGATTCTTAAAAATGGAATGATTGTGGCAGCAAAAATAGGAGATGCTAATGCTTCTATCCCTACTCCCGAACCCGTTCATTATGCGCCAATGTTTGGTAGCTATGGCAAAGCAAAATATAATTGTGCCATTACTTTTGTCTCACAAATTGCTTATGATTCTCGTCTCAAGGAGGAACTTGGACTTGAAAGAATGCTTTTGCCTGTAAAAAATTGTCGCACTATTGCAAAAAAAGATATGAAGTTTAATGATGTGATTACGCCCATTGAAGTCAATCCTGAAACTTATGAGGTGAAAGTAAATAATACAAAAATTACTTCTAAGCCTGTTGATAAGGTATCTTTGGGACAACTTTATTGTTTATTTTAA
- a CDS encoding AmiS/UreI family transporter, whose protein sequence is MLGIVLMYVAIVLINNGICRLTQIDGKSASIMNIFVGLLSVFINIIVIVHGSVSDNGFDDFYAAATGLLFGFTYLFIACNNLFNLDIRAYGWYSLFVAINAIPAAYLSYNEGTQESIAFAYIWIAWGILWLTGWIESVLKIELKFVPYLAIAEGIFTAWIPAWLILIGYWH, encoded by the coding sequence ATGTTAGGTATTGTATTAATGTATGTAGCTATTGTGCTTATCAATAATGGCATTTGTCGCCTCACGCAAATTGATGGCAAAAGTGCTTCAATAATGAATATTTTTGTAGGATTGCTCTCTGTTTTTATAAATATCATAGTGATTGTGCATGGAAGTGTAAGCGATAATGGCTTTGATGACTTTTATGCGGCGGCTACTGGATTACTCTTTGGTTTTACTTATCTTTTTATAGCCTGCAACAATCTTTTTAACCTTGATATAAGAGCTTATGGTTGGTATAGTTTGTTTGTTGCAATAAATGCTATCCCCGCAGCCTATCTAAGCTATAACGAAGGCACACAAGAAAGTATAGCCTTTGCTTATATATGGATTGCTTGGGGCATTTTGTGGCTCACAGGCTGGATTGAAAGTGTTTTAAAAATTGAACTTAAATTCGTGCCTTACTTAGCTATTGCAGAGGGAATCTTTACCGCGTGGATTCCTGCGTGGCTTATCCTTATAGGATATTGGCATTAA
- the ureE gene encoding urease accessory protein UreE, translated as MQVEHILGNIKDIDTTHLEIDRVQVDWYDTRKKIARLSSQNGQVIAMKLAQVPKGGLNDGDILFLDTHRAIIISILPTWVLSMQPIDWDTMITLCYEIGNLHIPLFYDKNTMELQAPFEMPLQRICQKRGIAFEKKWCVLDSQNRINLTSPLMREPKLTQSPHFGIKLCKKD; from the coding sequence ATGCAAGTGGAGCATATTCTTGGCAATATCAAAGACATAGATACAACACATTTAGAAATTGATAGAGTGCAAGTGGATTGGTATGATACAAGAAAAAAAATTGCGCGTTTAAGCTCACAAAATGGGCAAGTTATAGCGATGAAGCTTGCCCAAGTGCCAAAAGGTGGCTTAAATGATGGGGATATACTCTTTTTAGATACGCATAGGGCAATTATTATCTCTATTTTGCCCACTTGGGTGCTTTCTATGCAGCCAATAGATTGGGATACTATGATAACACTCTGTTATGAAATTGGCAATTTGCATATACCGCTTTTTTATGATAAAAATACAATGGAGCTTCAAGCACCTTTTGAGATGCCATTGCAAAGAATCTGCCAAAAAAGAGGTATTGCATTTGAAAAAAAATGGTGTGTGTTAGATTCTCAAAATAGAATCAATCTTACCTCTCCTCTTATGCGTGAGCCAAAGCTTACTCAAAGTCCGCATTTTGGTATAAAATTATGCAAAAAGGATTAA
- a CDS encoding ATP-binding cassette domain-containing protein produces the protein MLRLCNVSYQYKSYRFFSTTQKAVLKHISLNLCAGESLAIMGASGCGKSTLAQIACGLLTPTRDELGQVGKVYVNEQLLNLNSLRARRLFYAQVQILFQDAIGSLNPRLNCFENLIEPLLYLRGIAYKDCLKYIEPLLERVGLHTEILDKNVAMISGGEAQRICLIRALLVNPKLLILDESTSGLDYELCLEVIAFLKAWQKQHKSAILLITHDKHIAQKLCENLKYIKNGALCDLA, from the coding sequence ATGTTAAGGCTCTGTAATGTATCATATCAATATAAATCATACAGATTCTTTAGCACGACACAAAAAGCAGTGCTCAAGCATATCTCTTTGAATCTTTGTGCGGGAGAGAGTCTTGCAATAATGGGGGCAAGTGGTTGTGGTAAAAGCACATTGGCACAAATTGCTTGTGGATTACTCACTCCAACGCGTGATGAATTAGGGCAAGTGGGCAAGGTATATGTAAATGAACAATTACTTAACCTTAATTCACTTCGTGCAAGACGTTTATTTTATGCACAAGTGCAGATTCTCTTTCAAGATGCCATAGGTTCGCTTAATCCGCGTTTGAATTGTTTTGAGAATCTTATTGAGCCACTTTTGTATTTGCGTGGCATAGCCTATAAAGATTGTTTAAAATATATTGAGCCATTGCTTGAGCGTGTGGGATTACATACAGAGATTTTGGACAAAAATGTAGCAATGATTTCAGGAGGTGAAGCACAAAGAATCTGCCTTATACGCGCTTTGCTCGTTAATCCAAAACTCCTTATCCTTGATGAGAGCACTTCGGGACTTGATTATGAGCTATGTTTGGAGGTTATTGCATTTCTTAAAGCTTGGCAAAAACAACACAAAAGTGCTATTTTGCTTATCACACACGATAAGCATATCGCTCAAAAATTATGCGAGAATCTCAAATATATAAAAAATGGAGCATTATGTGATTTAGCTTAA
- the ureG gene encoding urease accessory protein UreG, whose amino-acid sequence MVKIGICGPVGSGKTALIESLTRLMHTQYSLAVITNDIYTHEDAEFMSKNSVLPNERIIGVETGGCPHTAIREDASMNLEAVEEMLERFPDIEILFIESGGDNLSATFSPELADFTIFVIDVAQGDKIPRKGGPGIMRSDLLIINKIDLAPYVGANLHIMESDARKMRGDKPFLFTNIRAKEGIGAVVEWIKKYALLEDI is encoded by the coding sequence ATGGTAAAAATAGGTATATGCGGACCTGTGGGAAGCGGCAAAACTGCTTTAATAGAATCTCTTACGCGTTTAATGCACACACAATACTCTCTTGCTGTTATTACTAATGATATTTATACGCACGAAGACGCAGAATTTATGAGCAAAAATTCTGTGCTTCCAAATGAAAGAATTATCGGCGTAGAAACAGGTGGTTGTCCTCACACAGCCATTAGAGAAGATGCCTCTATGAATCTTGAAGCAGTAGAGGAAATGCTGGAGCGATTTCCTGATATTGAGATTCTCTTTATAGAAAGTGGTGGCGATAATCTCTCTGCTACATTTAGTCCAGAATTAGCAGATTTTACAATCTTTGTCATTGATGTAGCACAAGGGGATAAAATCCCAAGAAAAGGCGGACCGGGTATTATGCGTTCAGATTTGCTTATTATCAACAAAATTGACTTAGCTCCTTATGTTGGTGCAAATCTGCACATAATGGAATCAGATGCAAGAAAAATGCGCGGGGATAAGCCTTTTTTATTCACAAATATCCGTGCCAAAGAAGGCATTGGTGCTGTCGTGGAATGGATAAAAAAATATGCGCTTTTGGAAGATATATGA
- a CDS encoding urease accessory protein UreD, translated as MSNFAQKSTLKLKTKKGLNGKNIIEEMFFTPPLKIISPLEDEDIAEIMLISVSAGLLKDDCQDIHIHIGKESKIRLISQSYEKIHDTQDGYASKHTHIQVEENAFLDYAPLPLLPFKDSSFKNTTDVYLSKNARLHYSEIICAGRVACGEIFDFTELCSRLRIYKENELVFFENTHLKPTQMDMQNPCLFDKYTHTLSMVICDDLLDLHILEEKIKNSSLNVGISTNNGAIIIKALDTQSERLLQFKKDLALS; from the coding sequence ATGAGTAACTTTGCACAAAAAAGCACTTTAAAACTCAAAACAAAAAAAGGCTTAAATGGTAAAAATATCATTGAGGAGATGTTTTTTACGCCTCCTCTTAAGATAATAAGCCCATTAGAAGATGAGGATATAGCTGAAATTATGCTTATATCAGTCTCTGCTGGACTACTTAAAGATGATTGTCAAGATATTCACATACACATTGGCAAAGAAAGCAAAATCCGATTAATCTCACAAAGTTATGAAAAAATACACGACACACAAGATGGCTATGCAAGCAAACATACTCACATTCAAGTAGAGGAAAATGCCTTTTTAGATTATGCACCCTTGCCTCTTTTGCCCTTTAAAGATTCTTCATTTAAAAATACTACTGATGTTTATTTGAGTAAAAATGCTAGATTGCATTACAGCGAGATAATATGCGCAGGCAGAGTAGCGTGCGGTGAAATATTTGATTTTACGGAACTCTGCTCAAGGCTTCGCATATACAAAGAAAATGAATTGGTTTTTTTTGAAAACACTCATCTTAAACCCACGCAAATGGATATGCAAAATCCCTGCCTCTTTGATAAATATACCCACACCTTGAGTATGGTGATATGTGATGATTTACTAGACCTTCACATCTTAGAGGAAAAAATCAAAAATAGCTCCTTAAATGTCGGTATAAGCACAAATAATGGAGCTATTATCATTAAAGCATTAGATACCCAAAGCGAGCGATTGCTTCAATTCAAAAAAGATTTGGCTTTAAGCTAA
- the nikC gene encoding nickel ABC transporter permease subunit NikC has product MNNTIKMSWWGKGAFVGVGILMLLALFTPFLAPYTPDMQDLEYRFAPISVQHWLGTDYLGRDIFSRLLYGARLSLGCAFVILGWIVLLGISVGGLCGFIGGRIDTLCMRVCDVFLSVPTIALSLFLIGILGAGLENVIIAIVLTHWAWYARIVRSIVFSLKNKEYVLLSYTFGTSGWQRFRRHILTPILCQCVVLASMDIGHIMLHIAGLSFLGLGVQPPTPEWGIMLSEAKDYMWDYPSLIIYPGIALFISVALCNLLGEALRDYFGVQNSLDDQSSEESKHIKDTKIHLDSKITPLTQAQILHIHDLSICLDSHHLVSHLNVSMKRGECVALLGKSGSGKSISALALQGFLASNLSQISGKIMLDDKVINPALYRSLAFSCIMQNPRTCFNPLLSIAHHFKETLKSLHKPYNQTFVAQCVRESGLDEQVLTMYPFELSGGMLQRVMIALALLTQAPFIIADEPSSDLDRDIAFEILQTLRRLQQQRGLGILLITHDLEVVAYMAQYVYVMDKGKVIEEVSLSKDFCSYVPKSATLKHLKDICESNLLTKESALC; this is encoded by the coding sequence ATGAATAATACTATTAAGATGAGTTGGTGGGGCAAAGGTGCATTTGTAGGTGTTGGGATTCTTATGCTCTTGGCTCTTTTTACTCCATTTCTTGCTCCATATACCCCAGATATGCAGGATTTGGAATATCGGTTTGCACCTATAAGTGTGCAACATTGGCTTGGCACAGATTATTTAGGGAGGGATATATTTTCCCGACTTTTATATGGTGCAAGACTTTCGCTTGGTTGTGCATTTGTTATTTTAGGTTGGATTGTGCTGTTGGGCATAAGTGTAGGTGGGTTATGTGGCTTTATTGGTGGGCGCATTGATACTCTATGTATGCGTGTGTGTGATGTATTCTTGAGTGTGCCAACTATTGCTCTGTCATTGTTTTTGATAGGTATTTTAGGTGCTGGATTAGAAAATGTGATAATTGCCATTGTGCTTACACATTGGGCTTGGTATGCAAGAATTGTGCGTAGCATTGTATTTAGTCTCAAAAATAAAGAATATGTCTTGCTCTCCTATACCTTTGGCACAAGTGGGTGGCAGAGATTTAGGCGACATATTCTCACTCCTATCCTCTGTCAATGTGTGGTGCTTGCAAGTATGGATATAGGGCATATTATGCTTCATATTGCTGGATTGTCATTTTTAGGACTTGGTGTGCAACCACCTACGCCTGAATGGGGCATTATGCTTAGTGAAGCTAAAGATTATATGTGGGATTACCCCTCGCTTATTATTTATCCGGGAATAGCACTTTTTATCAGCGTGGCTTTATGTAATTTATTAGGTGAAGCATTAAGAGATTATTTTGGTGTGCAAAATAGCCTTGATGACCAATCAAGTGAAGAATCTAAACATATAAAAGATACCAAAATACATCTTGATTCTAAGATAACCCCTCTTACTCAAGCACAAATTTTGCACATTCACGATTTAAGTATTTGCCTAGATTCTCATCATCTTGTCTCTCATCTTAATGTATCTATGAAACGCGGTGAATGTGTGGCATTACTTGGCAAAAGCGGAAGTGGAAAGTCTATAAGTGCCCTTGCTTTGCAAGGATTCCTTGCTTCTAATTTAAGCCAGATAAGTGGTAAGATTATGCTTGATGATAAAGTGATTAATCCTGCACTTTATCGCTCGCTTGCTTTTTCTTGCATTATGCAGAATCCACGCACTTGTTTTAATCCACTTTTAAGTATCGCTCATCATTTTAAAGAAACACTTAAATCTCTTCATAAGCCTTATAATCAAACCTTTGTCGCACAATGTGTTAGAGAATCTGGATTAGATGAGCAAGTGCTTACTATGTATCCATTTGAATTAAGCGGCGGTATGTTGCAACGCGTAATGATAGCCTTAGCATTGCTCACCCAAGCTCCATTCATCATCGCTGATGAACCAAGTAGCGATTTGGATAGAGATATAGCATTTGAGATTCTTCAAACCTTGCGTAGGTTACAACAACAGCGAGGACTTGGTATTTTGCTTATCACACACGATTTGGAAGTAGTTGCCTATATGGCTCAATATGTGTATGTAATGGATAAAGGCAAGGTTATAGAAGAAGTTTCTCTTAGCAAAGATTTTTGTTCTTATGTGCCTAAGAGCGCGACTCTAAAGCACTTAAAAGATATATGTGAGAGTAATTTGCTCACAAAGGAAAGTGCGCTATGTTAA
- a CDS encoding urease accessory protein UreF translates to MNFLLLQINDALFPIGNYTHSFGLESYVQSGRIKNKYDAKDYLKAYLHTQVLHTDLLAIKLIQQSHSLEEILEIESIIAAASVAKQVKSAIQKLGARFIKTIQAMKLQQNALFQSYTQASIHHIYAVAYGVFCTSYQLNEQECIQHYLYAQASHTLTNCVKLIPLAQSDGQEILASLHEEFFILCQKLTSLTKQDLCNSAIASDIKAMQHQYLHTRLYMS, encoded by the coding sequence GTGAATTTTTTGCTTCTACAAATTAATGATGCGCTTTTTCCCATAGGCAATTACACGCATTCTTTTGGACTAGAGAGCTATGTGCAATCAGGAAGGATAAAAAATAAATATGATGCAAAAGATTATCTTAAAGCCTATTTGCATACTCAAGTTTTGCATACAGACTTATTAGCTATAAAGCTTATTCAGCAATCTCATTCTTTGGAGGAAATCCTTGAAATAGAATCTATCATCGCAGCAGCAAGTGTGGCAAAACAAGTAAAAAGTGCTATACAAAAGCTTGGAGCGCGTTTTATAAAAACTATTCAAGCTATGAAGTTGCAACAAAATGCCTTATTTCAATCATATACACAAGCAAGCATTCATCATATTTATGCAGTTGCCTATGGTGTATTTTGCACCTCATATCAACTTAATGAGCAAGAGTGCATACAACATTACTTATATGCTCAAGCCTCTCATACCCTCACAAATTGCGTGAAACTTATCCCACTTGCCCAAAGCGATGGGCAGGAGATACTTGCTTCTTTACACGAGGAATTTTTTATATTATGTCAAAAGCTTACATCTCTCACAAAGCAAGATTTGTGCAATAGCGCTATTGCAAGTGATATTAAAGCAATGCAACATCAATATTTGCACACAAGATTATATATGTCATAA